The DNA region GACGCCATGGTCGCCGGCCTGCGTGTTGAGCCGGTCGATGAGAGTGACCCCGTCCAGGATGTCCCCGTCGAGAGAGACGGGTGTTCCCGATTCAAAGCCGATGGTGACTTCTTCCGGTGCGTCCGGGGCTTCGCGAGGGTCGGTCGTCAGAATCCAGCAATCGGACGGCGGCGCGGCCCACGGATCCTCCAGCGCACCCGCTTCGATGGCGGAACCCCACAGGTTCTCGTCGATGGAGTACGGCGAGTCCTTGGTCGCGCCGACTGGAATGCCGCGTTCGGTCGCCCATGCGATCTCCTGCTCACGCGTGGTCAGTTCCCACTCGCGGAGTGGCGCGATGCACTGCAACTCGGGCGCCAGCGACTGCACGCCGATCTCCAGTCGCACCTGATCGTTTCCCTTGCCCGTGCAACCGTGGACGACCGCGTCCGCACCGACTTCGCGTGCGATCTCCACCAACCGCTTCGCGATGAGCGGGCGCCCGAGTGCGGTGGCGAGCGGATAGACTTCCTGATAGAGCGCACCGACGCGCAGACTCGGCCAGAGGAAGTCACCCACGAACTCTCCGCGCAGGTCTTCGACGCGGACGGAGACGGCTCCTGAAGCTGCGGCTTTCTCTCGGAGGCCGACGAGTTCCGCACGCTGGCCGAGATCCGCCGTGACGGTGACGACATCCGCTCCGTGCTTCTCCCGAAGCCAGGCGAGGATGCAGGAAGTATCGAGTCCTCCCGAATACGCAAGCACGAAGGTGGGCATGGTCCCTCCGGTGTCGGTGGATGGAACAGGAACCGGTGATGTGGAAGCGGGATGATCGGGCCACATGGTATGCCGAAAGACGACAGGCCATGCAGGTTTTCTCACCACATCGCAGGTTTACGCTCGGCCGGTCCCGTGGTATCCGGGAAGTGCTTGGCCCCGCTCCGGGGCCGGGACCGTCCTTCATCCTCGGGGAGGTTGTCTCCATGTCGAAGAAGGCTCTGCTTGCCGTTCTCGTTCTTCTTGTTGTCTGGTCCGCGCTCGACCTCGTGATTCACAATGTGCTTCTTGCCGAGCAGTATGCCGCCCAACCGGAACTGTGGCGCCCCCAGGCCGAGATGAAGATGGGCCTCATGTATCTTGTCACGCTGATCACGGCACTGGCGTTTGTGGCCGTCTACGCGAAGTTCTTCAAGGAAAAGGGACCCGGTCCGGGATTGCGCTATGGCCTCTGGTTCGGTCTGGGTACCGGCGCGTCCATGGCGTACGGGTCGTATTCGGTCATGCCGATTCCGTACACGATGGCGCTCACATGGTTCGTGGGAACGATGGTCCAGACGGGCATCGCCGGGTGGATCGTCGGAAGCATGGTGCGGGAATGAGTCAGAACCGGATGCGGTGGGGCGCGTTCCTCACCGCATCCGTGGCGGTCCCGATCAACGGAACAGCGACTTGACCCTTCCCCAACTGGTCGACTCGGTCCCTACGGGGCCGCCGACCAGCACGGAGATCTCCGTGTGCGCCACGACGGCGCCGCCGTGGAACGCCTTCAGGTAAATCTGGTAGACGCCATCATCGGCCGGATCGAATCCGTCGAATGGGGCTTCGTTGAAGAACTCGTAGTTCCATGAGTTCTGAGCCACCGGATACGCAGCCAGATAAGACGCGTAGGTGACGGCATCTCCCGCGACCAGGTCGTTTGTCTCGTCCGTTGTGTTGTCGCCGATGGAGTGGTCGAAGTACGGCATCCCCAGCGTCGGCGTGATGGGGTCGAACGACAGATAGAGTGAAGCTGCCAGATCTGCGTCCAGGTCGAGCCCCAGTTCGTAGGTGAAGTCGTCGAGCGTCATGATGCCGAGACTCGTCTGGTTGACATTCACAGCGAACTCGAAGTTCCAGACAGGCGTCGTGGGTGAGTTCGGCTGCCAGGAAAACCCTCCCGGCGCGGCCCCGGCGGGGAAGCTGTAAGTGCCGTTGCCGTTGCTGTTGTAGACATTCTGCGGATCGTTGTTGGCATCGAAGCGAAGCTTGGCGCGCAGACCAAGCTCGATGCTGTAGTCAACATACGACTGAACATCCACGGTGAAGGCGCCATTCGTGTTGCCCGCCCCGAAGATCACATCGGGAGTCACATCCTGATCGTAGTCCAGGGCAAGCGCCGGGAATGCCAGCAACAGTCCGGCAGTCAGAGCAGGGTCGCGTGCTTCATCATGTGGGCCATCCCTTCGGAGGCACTTCAGAAGGTCGCCGATGGCGGATCCACGAGCAACCGCCTCAGGATAGCAATGAATTGCAAGCGGGTTCAAATATCACAGGCCTGAGGGCGGCGCGGGGCCGGAAACGCGCGGTGATGGTTCCCGGGGCGCGGACCGAAGCGGCGGGGGGGGAGTGTGCCCCCCCCGTCCTGCAGCGGGTCCGTCAGCGCGTCTAACGCGTGACGGTCATCTTCCGGGTGAGGACCTTCTCCCCGGCGGTCAGTCGATAGAAGTAGACACCCGCGGCGACCTTCGTTCCGGCCGCGTCGCGCCCGTCCCATTCCACACGGTACGCGCCGGCATCGCGGTTTCCGATCGCCAGACGCTTCACGGTCTGCCCGGACACATTGTAGACCGTCAGGTCCACGCCCATCGCGCCAGGAACCGAGAAGTCGATCCGTGTGGTCCCGTTCAGAGGGTTCGGCCGATTCTGCGACAGCGAGAATGCCGGGGCTGCCGCGCTGACGACTTCGTCTGCGTCGGTCGCGCCGTAGTCCGCCAGGATGCGAAGTTCGTCAACAGCCGCCTCCACGAGCGACCCGGAACCGAGATCGCTTCCGACGAAGCGAACCTGAACCTGGTCCGGCGTCCCGAACAAGGCGTCGATGTCGATCGAATACGAGGTCCACGAGGCGTTGGTCACATTGGTGTTCACGATATTCGTCCACGAGGATCCGCCGTCGTTGGAGACATCGACCACCCAGTAGTCAGTACTCGGCGTGGCGCCGGTGTTGTTCGAGTACCACGCGTCATACTTCACCTTCACATTCGAGGCGCCGGCAAGATCGTAGATGGGGGTCAGGAGTGTCGTCTCGCCGTTGTCGATGTCGTTGCAGCCCAGCGAACAACCGGACCAGCAGTTCGACCCGGAGCACTGCCCGGTAATGAACGCCATCGTCCCCGGAGCGGGAGTGGAGTCATCTTCCGGCTGTGCCTGAGTGCCGATCGGGTCGGCCAGTTCCCACTGACCGGTGGTCGCGCCGTCGGACGCAAGGCCGACCGTCCATCCGCCCGACCCGCTCTCCAGGTCATCGTACAGATGAACCACATCGAACGCGTGCATGGTGGACGGGGCCGTCGAGGGATCCGTCCGCTCGTTCCCCGCCATGTCGGCGGCGTAGATGAAGTACTCAACCTCCGCGGTACCGCCCATCGTCGGGAGCGGCGCGGAGTACTCGTCCGGGTTTCCCGTGGCGGTCATGGGTACTTCCACCAGCGGCGCGCCGTTCAGGCTGTAGGACACGCGAAGCGACAACGGATCCACAGTGGACGAGGAAGAGGTGATCACGGCGGTCACATCCGGAGACACAGGGGCACCACCGGCCTCCATGGTCGGCAGCGCGCTGTGGAGAATGATCACACCCGTCAGGATTTCCGGGCAGGTGAAACCGTGGTTTGTGGCACCGAGACAGAAGTGCGAATGGTTCGGCGTCCCGTTGTTGAGGTCGCCGTCATCGTCATCGGCGATGAAGGTCCACAGAACCTGATCGTCCTGGGCGTGGGGTGTGCCCATTCCCCGGCCGTAGTGCCACGCGTCCCAGGCGGCCGTGTCGGCATCGGCCTGCGAATACATCGCGAGCATGGACTGCCAGCTGTCCCAGAAGAACCCGGCGATGATCTGCCCGCCGTAATGCCCGCCGTTGTTGTCGCCGGGCCACTGCAGCGTGTTGTCCGAGTTGCGGATTCCGCTGGTGCAGTTGCCCAGATAGAACCCCAACCCGACGATCGACTCACGGTTTAC from Gemmatimonadota bacterium includes:
- a CDS encoding argininosuccinate synthase; translation: MPTFVLAYSGGLDTSCILAWLREKHGADVVTVTADLGQRAELVGLREKAAASGAVSVRVEDLRGEFVGDFLWPSLRVGALYQEVYPLATALGRPLIAKRLVEIAREVGADAVVHGCTGKGNDQVRLEIGVQSLAPELQCIAPLREWELTTREQEIAWATERGIPVGATKDSPYSIDENLWGSAIEAGALEDPWAAPPSDCWILTTDPREAPDAPEEVTIGFESGTPVSLDGDILDGVTLIDRLNTQAGDHGVGRLDMIEDRLVGIKSREVYEAPAAVTLHTARTALEQLTLDRETRRVKGLLAAEFARLVYDGLWYTPLRESIQSFADSACHTVTGEVRMSLYRGSATPTGRSSPHALYDHSLATYGEGDAFGHASAPGFIDLFGLGARTAAQVRHGADPHSLPSARESTP
- a CDS encoding FlgD immunoglobulin-like domain containing protein; translated protein: MHACARSVILGVVVIALSASVSGALVDDPALHDFEFPLVYDSSEPVRTTVKFEQSGFARGSALPGDWFVQEGPRTGHLHAAYGGDLFLTDDIADADQATALARDFLVSQEELLGTNPGNMEFRNVLEFKGRYAVHFRQIHHGVPVYRGDAWVVITDEGKVAAFGSDFFPERHAIPMHPTMNESDAIAAAAQSIGAVPRTDRPIDASLSYVPAPSGELLELTLAYRVAFEAEAPFGRWLTWVDARSGAVLGRTNEYHAVNVVGTVASEVEDYGYCDGVTTDQLAHVAVSVSGGGTGNTDENGNFDISHAGSADVTVDAYLNGPYINVNRYSGLGADAHWTGTATPGTPLQIGFNSSNARRDEMDSFFHGNRVHDFMKGVDPSFTSLDYSMTTIVGRSDGYCPGNAWWDGSGMNYCDEGSGYGNTGQMGNVVYHEYGHGVSQEWYIDNGSSLSSGDMHEGNSDILGAFVNRESIVGLGFYLGNCTSGIRNSDNTLQWPGDNNGGHYGGQIIAGFFWDSWQSMLAMYSQADADTAAWDAWHYGRGMGTPHAQDDQVLWTFIADDDDGDLNNGTPNHSHFCLGATNHGFTCPEILTGVIILHSALPTMEAGGAPVSPDVTAVITSSSSTVDPLSLRVSYSLNGAPLVEVPMTATGNPDEYSAPLPTMGGTAEVEYFIYAADMAGNERTDPSTAPSTMHAFDVVHLYDDLESGSGGWTVGLASDGATTGQWELADPIGTQAQPEDDSTPAPGTMAFITGQCSGSNCWSGCSLGCNDIDNGETTLLTPIYDLAGASNVKVKYDAWYSNNTGATPSTDYWVVDVSNDGGSSWTNIVNTNVTNASWTSYSIDIDALFGTPDQVQVRFVGSDLGSGSLVEAAVDELRILADYGATDADEVVSAAAPAFSLSQNRPNPLNGTTRIDFSVPGAMGVDLTVYNVSGQTVKRLAIGNRDAGAYRVEWDGRDAAGTKVAAGVYFYRLTAGEKVLTRKMTVTR